Proteins encoded by one window of Channa argus isolate prfri chromosome 1, Channa argus male v1.0, whole genome shotgun sequence:
- the cuedc2 gene encoding CUE domain-containing protein 2 isoform X1, which produces MDLHKIIHNTLHEFIQTYIPDADLSTLDDVLLSYITGVLEDLGSQQSVEENFDAEVFAEMLEAYIPGFAKIDSVKVCEMMFNMASKLATARTSESSVPKARAEELPLKLTILSSEPPQGRETQCLKTQTEGATAKLPVSEWEAQEQHLLEMFPKCSLSEARSALSIAKGDMEEAVRLIIEGDVQLSPIPLNVNHGKNISSQADQKLKESILEKYMLVDREDDKKTHRPVAPKDAPKKLVRYHGNQVVTTKGERYQLVKKNETEDMKKTYVNLKPARKYRFH; this is translated from the exons ATGGACCTCCACAAAATCATCCACAATACCCTGCATGAATTTATTCAGACTTACATTCCAGACGCAGATCTCAG CACACTGGATGATGTTCTTCTGTCTTACATTACTGGAGTCCTGGAGGATCTTGGGTCCCAGCAGAGCGTTGAGGAGAATTTTGATGCAGAGGTCTTTGCAGAAATGCTTGAAGCCTACATACCTGGCTTTGCAAAAATTGACAG TGTGAAAGTCTGTGAAATGATGTTCAACATGGCATCAAAACTGGCCACTGCTCGGACCTCAG AAAGCAGTGTGCCTAAGGCAAGGGCAGAAGAGCTTCCATTGAAACTCACCATCCTGTCCAGTGAACCTCCACAAGGGAGAGAAACACAGTGccttaaaacacagacagagggtgCCACAGCTAAG CTACCAGTCTCTGAGTGGGAGGCCCAGGAGCAGCACCTGTTGGAGATGTTTCCCAAATGCAGTCTGTCCGAAGCTCGCAGTGCCCTGTCAATTGCCAAAGGAGACATGGAGGAAGCTGTGCGCCTTATCATAGAGGGCGATGTCCAGCTCAGTCCCATTCCTCTAAAT GTAAACCATGGGAAGAATATTTCCTCACAGGCAGACCAGAAACTGAAGGAGAGCATCCTTGAGAA GTACATGTTGGTGGACAGAGAGGATGACAAAAAGACACACCGACCTGTTGCTCCCAAAGAT GCTCCAAAGAAGCTTGTTCGCTACCATGGTAACCAGGTGGTGACCACAAAAGGTGAGCGGTATCAActtgtaaagaaaaatgagacGGAGGACATGAAGAAGACATATGTCAACCTCAAGCCTGCACGAAAGTACAGATTCCATTGA
- the cuedc2 gene encoding CUE domain-containing protein 2 isoform X2 has translation MDLHKIIHNTLHEFIQTYIPDADLSTLDDVLLSYITGVLEDLGSQQSVEENFDAEVFAEMLEAYIPGFAKIDSVKVCEMMFNMASKLATARTSESSVPKARAEELPLKLTILSSEPPQGRETQCLKTQTEGATAKVNHGKNISSQADQKLKESILEKYMLVDREDDKKTHRPVAPKDAPKKLVRYHGNQVVTTKGERYQLVKKNETEDMKKTYVNLKPARKYRFH, from the exons ATGGACCTCCACAAAATCATCCACAATACCCTGCATGAATTTATTCAGACTTACATTCCAGACGCAGATCTCAG CACACTGGATGATGTTCTTCTGTCTTACATTACTGGAGTCCTGGAGGATCTTGGGTCCCAGCAGAGCGTTGAGGAGAATTTTGATGCAGAGGTCTTTGCAGAAATGCTTGAAGCCTACATACCTGGCTTTGCAAAAATTGACAG TGTGAAAGTCTGTGAAATGATGTTCAACATGGCATCAAAACTGGCCACTGCTCGGACCTCAG AAAGCAGTGTGCCTAAGGCAAGGGCAGAAGAGCTTCCATTGAAACTCACCATCCTGTCCAGTGAACCTCCACAAGGGAGAGAAACACAGTGccttaaaacacagacagagggtgCCACAGCTAAG GTAAACCATGGGAAGAATATTTCCTCACAGGCAGACCAGAAACTGAAGGAGAGCATCCTTGAGAA GTACATGTTGGTGGACAGAGAGGATGACAAAAAGACACACCGACCTGTTGCTCCCAAAGAT GCTCCAAAGAAGCTTGTTCGCTACCATGGTAACCAGGTGGTGACCACAAAAGGTGAGCGGTATCAActtgtaaagaaaaatgagacGGAGGACATGAAGAAGACATATGTCAACCTCAAGCCTGCACGAAAGTACAGATTCCATTGA